The following proteins are encoded in a genomic region of Magnolia sinica isolate HGM2019 chromosome 1, MsV1, whole genome shotgun sequence:
- the LOC131245042 gene encoding phospholipase A1-Igamma1, chloroplastic-like, whose translation MGNSMTQSSTPSEDIPAKCCEIHSPPSSTHKINTPETSTAPSPSIILKPRPSPLTHLDNQAGSEITDPQDMDNWFTPLSSPKEDIPAKSHDIHSPSSSRTLMSSPKEDIHRWNDIQSPSDTLLIDPQNQWLLQEILRYGDLAHAMSIAFKLGSYCGNCQHHLGMLLKEIRLNKHGYEVTKFIYAHLGSSGSMGNGGGAQRDDSNLIGYVAVSNEVELHRIGRRDIAVAWRGTKTWSEVRKVIKTNLVHIDDDDVMVSGEFNSIYTSKTDSSIYNKLSASEQVMGEVRRLVELYKDKGEEVGLTITGHSLGGALALLNAYEAASSLPHLSICVVSFGAPQVGNGPFRDKLKQMEVKTIRVVIEKDIVPMLPGRLVNENVYKWMFKLVGQENFLFKHVGKKLTLDADGFNMPEAHNLKTYLSHLNSSDGSASELPCGCSS comes from the coding sequence ATGGGCAATTCTATGACTCAGTCGTCTACCCCCAGTGAAGATATCCCTGCAAAATGTTGCGAGATCCATAGCCCGCCCAGTTCGACCCACAAGATTAACACACCAGAAACATCAACGGCTCCATCTCCCTCAATTATTCTCAAACCTCGTCCatctccacttacgcacctcgaCAATCAGGCAGGGTCCGAGATCACGGATCCACAAGACATGGACAACTGGTTCACTCCCTTGTCGTCTCCCAAGGAAGATATCCCTGCAAAATCGCACGACATACACAGTCCGTCCAGTTCGAGGACTCTAATGTCGTCTCCCAAGGAAGATATCCATAGATGGAATGATATCCAGAGTCCGTCTGACACGCTCCTGATTGATCCACAAAACCAGTGGCTCCTACAGGAGATCCTACGTTATGGAGATTTAGCACATGCCATGAGCATAGCTTTCAAACTGGGCTCATACTGTGGGAATTGTCAACACCATCTGGGGATGCTTTTGAAAGAAATACGCCTCAACAAGCATGGTTACGAAGTGACCAAATTTATCTATGCCCATCTTGGTTCGTCTGGTTCGATGGGTAATGGGGGAGGCGCTCAGAGAGATGATTCAAATTTGATTGGCTACGTAGCGGTCAGCAATGAAGTTGAATTGCATCGGATTGGACGTAGGGACATTGCCGTTGCATGGCGTGGGACCAAAACATGGTCGGAGGTTCGTAAAGTTATTAAAACCAATCTTGTACACATTGACGATGATGATGTGATGGTGTCAGGTGAGTTCAATAGCATCTACACATCCAAGACTGACTCATCCATATACAACAAGTTAAGTGCATCAGAACAAGTGATGGGAGAAGTGAGAAGGCTTGTGGAGTTGTACAAAGATAAGGGTGAAGAGGTAGGCCTCACCATCACTGGCCACAGCCTAGGTGGGGCCCTAGCTCTCCTCAATGCTTACGAGGCTGCCTCCTCCCTTCCCCACCTCTCGATCTGTGTTGTCTCTTTCGGGGCCCCACAAGTCGGTAATGGGCCATTTAGAGACAAGCTCAAACAAATGGAAGTGAAAACAATCCGGGTGGTGATTGAGAAAGATATCGTCCCGATGTTGCCTGGGAGACTTGTCAATGAGAACGTATACAAATGGATGTTCAAATTAGTGGGGCAGGAGAACTTTCTGTTCAAACATGTGGGAAAGAAATTGACGCTGGATGCAGATGGATTTAACATGCCGGAAGCACATAACCTAAAGACATACCTTTCTCATCTGAACAGTTCCGATGGTTCAGCCTCCGAGCTTCCATGTGGATGCTCGTCCTGA
- the LOC131243417 gene encoding transcription elongation factor 1-like isoform X2 — MTTVVFSSDSLFAFHILGIVALVGNQSSIYNLSAIYKSSLHLGDTFPSTFSDREHGLQPFMDAEVRDWIGNMGKRKSRAKPPPKKQMDKLDTVFSCPFCNHGTSFECRIDMKNLIREATCRIRQENFSTTITGMELIAYVQQPEYNRIDLASTGALEGSSSG, encoded by the exons ATGACAACTGTTGTATTTTCATCTGATTCCCTTTTCGCCTTCCATATACTTGGAATTGTTGCACTTGTGGGCAATCAAAGTTCCATCTACAATCTGTCTGCTATATACAAAAGCTCCCTGCACCTTGGAGATACATTTCCTAGCACCTTTT CTGACAGAGAGCATGGTCTGCAACCTTTCAT GGATGCTGAGGTAAGGGACTGgattggaaacatggggaagagGAAGTCAAGGGCAAAGCCACCTCCTAAGAAGCAGATGGACAAGCTTGATACTGTCTTTAGTTGCCCCTTCTGCAACCATGGAACCAGTTTTGAGTGCCGCAT agATATGAAGAATTTGATTCGTGAAGCCACATGCAGGATTCGCCAAGAAAATTTTAGCACTACAATCACCGGAATGGAATTGATT GCTTATGTTCAACAGCCAGAGTATAATAGGATTGACTTAGCTAGTACAGGAGCTCTAGAGGGCTCGAGCTCAG